A segment of the Zingiber officinale cultivar Zhangliang chromosome 8B, Zo_v1.1, whole genome shotgun sequence genome:
TGAACTTGGGGGTgctcaagtttgtttgataaggtaactgagccaaatcgagccgagcttaaaatgaaccaaacttttgaaatgattgttcaaacttgggttgatttttttttttatgagtttgatctTGTTTAAAGTTTGACTTGAGTTTATcaaccaaacttttgaaatgattgttcaaacttgggttgatttttttttatgagcttgatctTGTTTAAAGTTTGACttgagtttgattcgtttagatgcTATCAAGTTCTTAATTCAAGTTTGGGTCATTTaaatattatcaagctctcaatttaaatttgtttaaatttttttcttatttatttagcatattgataagagttttattaatgaacacattattcaagcttgtttaatttAAGAGGCAAGTGGATGCGGGATGAGTTACACGGAGTGTAGGAATTTATGCTCTATCAACCTCGAGATTCGATCACAAGACCTTATGTAGTAGACAACCATCCACTTATCATCTTAGCTATGCCCCTTGGAGTCATAGATTCTAAACAATGCCATTAGTAATATTCATTCTTAAGAATAGTatgctattttttttattaaagttttaaaattaaaattgaaattagacaAATTTAGAgtgtcaattaaaatttaaattaattttaaagaaaataaagagaggaAAATTaggagcatgaaaatattagagaTTAAATGTTAAGCAAATGAGGGAGAAAAAGTTAGTAGTCATAAGATGGATAAAATTGTAATTAAGTgtcttttgaaaagaataaaatttggatGTACCTTTTGATAGACAATTTGTCATTTTTTTAACATTATGGAAATAGTCTAGAAATACAGATTCTAGACAATTAGAGTAAAGTGATGATAATACTCATTTTAGGTGATTCAATATCGTTGATTTTTTGTGTGGTAAAAGACGATTCATTCGTCCCCAGTATTCCCGTTAATCTATTCTTAGACTAACATGTTGATCTCTTGACTAGATATAAGAAGTAAATTGCTAGATATATTTTATCTAAATATAACGACACTTTGTATGTGGAAGGTacactcataaaatattttatattcgttgaaaattaatctaaaaatttaTTAGAGTAATTATCTATATAAAACCAACTATGCAATTGCCAACCCTCAAAGCCAtagattcaaaataattttataagggtGAGGTGAAATTAGAAAATCAGAATGAGCCATTACATTACATGACCATATATTCTAAACAATGCCGTTAGTAACAGTGGTTGCATCAACACAGGCGAGTCGGTAAGAGTTAGAGCAATGGAATATCTATTTGATATCATCTATCATACTACTTAATATCacctataaaaatataataaaatattcatATCGTAAATAATATATCACTGTAAACTTTTCCAACGGGACCCAGTAGAATGCAGCGATCAACTCAAAAAGGCGATTCAAACAAAAGTTAAAGAGTGGCCATGAATTCTGTTAGTATAGAAAAATAGTTAAAATTGTAATTTCATCAATAAGAATCAGCCACGGTTGTTGGCATTCAAACCTCTTCACATGGTGGCATGGCATTCCAGGCTTCCAGCTACTCTACCTTTGCTATTTAACTCCCCTCCGACAGTCTCTCCCCACTCAAATCTCTCTAGCATCGGAGCTAGCAACGTGCGGCCATGGTCACCCTGCTGCTTAACCTCCTCCTCCTCGTGGCCAACGCCGCCTCCATCACGGCCGCCACTCCCTGCTCCACCCCGCCGGACGAGGGCTCCACCGTCCACATCCTCCACGCCTTCGGCCCTTGCTCCCCTCTCGGCACCGCGCCCTTCACCTCGTGGGAGGACACCATAATGGACCTCCTGTCCCGCGACGCATCCCGCCTCCCCTACCTCTCCTCCCTCGCCGCCTCCGCCGGCCGCTCCTTCGTCCCCCTCGCGTCCGGCCGCCAGCTCCTCCAGATCCCGAACTACGTCGTCCGCGCGAAGGTTGGCTCCCCGCCCCAGTCCCTCCTCGTCGCCCTCGACAACAGCAACGACGCCGCCTGGTTCCCCTGCTCCGGTTGCCTCGGCTGTCCCTCTGCCGCCGCCTCCTTCGCCGTCGCTAGCTCCACCAGCTACCGCCCTCTACCGTGCGGCTCCCTGCAGTGCGGCCAGGTCCCCAGCCCCTTCTGCCCCGCCGGCGCAGTCTCCTGCTCCTTCAACCTCACCTACGGCACCTCTTCCATCCAGGCTGGCCTCGTCCAGGACTCCCTCTCCCTCGCAGCCGACGTCGTGCCCTCTTACACCTTCGGGTGCCTGCAGAAGGTCATCGGCGGCAACTCTGTTCCGCAGCAGGGACTCCTCGGCCTCGGCCGCGGCCCGCTCTCCTTTTTGTCCCAAACCAAGAGTCTCTACGACTCCACCTTCTCCTATTGCCTTCCCAGCTTTAAGTCCCTCAACTTCACCGGAACGCTCCGGCTCGGTCCCGTCGGCCAGCCGAAGCGCATCAAGACCACACCTCTGCTCTCCAACCCTCGCCGCTCCTCGCTCTACTACGTCAACATGGTCGGCGTCCGCGTGGGGCGCAAGGTGGTCGACATTCCCCCCTCCGCGCTGGCCTTCGACCCGGTCACCGGCGCCGGCACCATCGTCGACTCCGGGACCATGTTCACGCGCTTGGTTTTGCCAGCGTACACCGCTGTGCGGGACGAGTTCCGGCGGCGGATTAAGGCAGCGGGGCCGGTGACAACGCTCGGCGGGTTCGACACGTGCTACGACGGGCCCGTGAAGGCGCCGTCCATCTCGCTGATGTTCGCAGGGATGAACGTGACGCTGCCGCCGGAGAACGTCATGATCCACAGCACGGCGGGGACGATCTCTTGCCTCGCGATGGCGGCGTCGCCGGACAACATGAACTCGATGATCAACGTGGTAGCGAACATGCAGCAGCAGAACCACAGGGTGCTCTTCGACGTGCCCAACGGCCGGATCGGCTTCGCCCGTGAGCCCTGCAGCACCGCAGTATGAGCTACGCAGCTACGGGATGCCTGTGCCATGTGTCACCATCGAAAACGCTAGATAATTGCAGTCAGTATCGTCCATTTTATTAGCTAATTACGTGGATCGTTGTCGTTCTTGATTCCTTTTTCTCTTTATCGATCTTCCAGTTTGTTGACTTGTAGCATGACCGTGCTTTGTATGATTGTGGCGACGTCCAATAATTTGTATTGttcaatatttatttttatctttttcgGCCAGATGGTTGTCTTTTTGTCTGTGTCTGCTGGTGTTCATATTTCGTTAAATCAAAACTTTTTTCTAATACAACTTGTTTTTAGTTGACATAAATTTTCCACCACCGAAATCGAAAAGTTATTGTCCGGGGCTCTAATAGAACTTTTTGATCCATATTAACAATTCTAATAAATCTGTAATATTCCTTCAGGGGTTAAAAGGTAAATATtcaaaaaaatcatttgaaaatataCGTTCGTGGTTCTTCCCAGCGAATAGTAATTTGAAGGGCTAAATTAGAATTTTCATGGTTAAACTATATCCATACGTATAGGATTTTGTGCCGTCGATTTCCGCGGCCTCCTCGCCGCAAACCAGCTGCCCCTGGCGAAAATGCAGTCGTCGGCTGTGCCATTCCCACCGCGTCCTAGAATCACCGCCACATCCCTCAAACCTAGATCCTGCCTCCTCGTCCATCCCCTCTCTCGTTCCAGTGGCAGACGCTCTCTTCTTCTCCGGCTTCGCTCCCCTCTGAAGCGTCTCCTCGTGGCTACCGCCAGCAAATCGCCGCCTCCCCCTGTATCGTCTGAATCGGATCGTCAATCGAAGCCTTCAGGTTACCTTCCTTATTGTTTCTAGGGTTTATCTTTGATCAGGATCATTTCTGAAGCTTTCGGGGGCCTACGAGTGTATAGATGCGGAGGCCAGTAGTAACTTACTCCAAGAGAACCAAGGCTCCGATCTTGGTTGGTTACCGGCTTTCCCTCACGTGCTCACGGCCTCCATGGCTAATTTCCTCTTCGGTTACCACATTGGGTAAGCTCGTGATTGCTTGCTGTTTGTACTTGTTGTGTCGCCGAAAGTAGATTTGATTCGAACGGaaacaaaagtttttttttaatatgtaaaGAACAATTTGAATATCCATAAGATTGATTCTTTGCAGTACGCTTGATCTGGTATTGCAAGGGGACTGCGTTTTGCCAAAAATTTCATGACACCAATAAAAGGATTCCCCCATTATATATAGAATAAGGATGCAGGTATTAAAATTGTTCTCATTGTGGACAGAAACTCTAGCataaaatgatattttaaaaCCTTGCAATCCTCAATCGTACTTTCTTTTTATTTGCCACTTCTACGACAATTTAAGAGTTATTTCGTTGGTTTTTCTTTTCTTACAATAGCTTTGTATAACTACTGAGAGTTTTTATTGGCTGGTTCATCCTCCTTGTTAATGCATTGcaagtcttcttccttcacttgccaAACTTGAAGTGTGCATATATATACAGGGTGATGAATGGACCTATTGAAGCTATAGCTCATGAGCTTGGTTTTGAAGGAAATTCTTTTCTTGAAGGACTCGTTGTTAGCATATTCATAGCTGGTGCATTTATTGGAAGCTTAGGTGTTGCTTCCCTAGTTGATAAGTTTGGTTCTCGGCGCACTTTTCAGTTTGACACAATACCACTGATTCTTGGGGCACTTTTAAGGTTCATTATATATCCCTTTTCTAGGCATCTTGGATGTCTTATTGAATGTCATACTTTTTCTGTCATTTAtgcataaattaaaactagaGAATTTCATTTGTTAGTAAAGCAGTACTGTTAATagtttgtatttattttgttatatTGTTGGCTTACTTTTTGCATGCATATCAATTTTTCTTTCTTCATTGATCTGCTCATATGACAATTTAGCATGAGTCATGATTATTTTACAGTGCACAAGCACATACTATGAATGAGATGCTATGGGGAAGATTTCTTGTGGGCCTTGGGATTGGAGCAAATACTGTCCTTGTGCCACTTTATATATCAGAGGTATATATCTTAAAACAAATAGTTTAATAAAGATCATCTTGATAAAATTAATCATGAAGGTCTGCAAACAAGAAGAATAAAAACATTCTGGTTCCTTGAGTtgctaagtttaaaaattttttatggGACCAAGTTCAAATTGTGCAAATTACAATGGATAGTAGTTTCTGTTTTTCGCTTAGGCACATGTGCGAGTTAGCTTGAACTTTGAACCACTTATTTTTATCACATCTTCTTGAACCAAATATTTTCTCTTCTTTCACATTAGAAAATAGATAAACTTTTTCAAAAGACTTTAATAACAATTCATTCCCTTGAAATTTTTACTGAATGCCAAAATTTCAAGATGAACTTCTCAATTCAAATTCTGAATGAATTTTTTAGATATTGCTCGGTTGCCATCTATAATCCTAAGCAAAATCTTGTTAGCTCTAAAAAAAATTGCCCATTTTATCATTTGACTAACTGACAAAAATCAATTCTCTTTGCAACTTCCAATTTCTTGAACTTTTCATGTGGATAATGCCATCTATGGCTTCTAGATATGTCTTCTCTTTGACAAATCTATGGAGGAAAATTCCATATTCATTTTAAAGATTATGTAgccataaaataattttagtgtCTAAGACCCTTTTTAATGTAGCGCTCAGAAATGTCAACGTAGTAGGCTTATTGATTGAAGCATTAGAGCACCTACATCAGTTTTCCTATTACTATATCTAACATTTAGGATAAATaactcactttattaaatttagacaatcactTTTACACATTACATCAACTACCTTAAAATTTCTATGATcttcaattttttattattttcttctctttcttttatttttttattattatatttatggaataagtggaaggagagagattgaaaagaatgagtggaaggagagcgATTGAAAAGAagtagtattttacttttagagtagagattttattttctaaatttagagaatcattattcatcaaatctaaatttaagaaataggtagggtagctgatgcaaagattttttagctatcctatctaaaatttagggtaaaatctTTGGATAGGGTACCTGATGTGGTTGCGAGGTCAGTTTCATGCTATTAAGTACAATGGATTAGATCTTCCTAAGAACAAGTGTTGAATATTATGCCCAGTTAAACCAACAGTTACTAAAgacttaggtggcgtttggtttagaagtttgggaatgagggaatggattcattcccaaaccttgtgtttggttgatgggaatggaatcaagattttggaatgaaacccaaaaatttgggtatggatgaaacccacccctctcttgggttttgatggaatgggaataagaatttagttttggacgaaaatacccttagtatatttgttcaatttttctttcatttcactctctctacttattctctctcatcatactttctctctcctcattctatcatcacattttctctctcaacatactttctctctccttattctctctcatcacacattctctaccattttctctctgtattctctctcatcacacacgcTCTCTCTCATGatcttctctctcttcattctctcttcatttttttgtcatactttctctctcatcatactttctctctcctcaatatctcttaccatactctttcTCCATtttttatctcatcacactttctctctcttcattctcttccatcatactctctctcctcattctctctcatcacacattctctaccattttctctctgtattctttctcatcacacactctcattctctcctattttttcatcatactttctctcttatcatatttaccctctcatcatattttctctctcttcaatctctcttatcataccctctctccatattttctctcatcacaatttctctctcttcattctcttccatcacactctctctcctcattttctctcatcacactttccctctcttcattttttctcatcacactttctctctcatcacattttcttatcatactttctttcctcaatctctcattttctctcatcacatttctctctcttcattttttgccatcactttttctctctcaacacactttctttctcatcatactttttctcttctcaatctctcctatcacgctctctctcctcattttctctcatgacactttctctctctttatttttttccatcacactttctctctcatcatatgtttctctcacattcaacctTATCTTCCATTAAatgttttctcttattttcctttaagggtaaaaaaggaaatttaagttcattccgattgaaaatattcaactaaccaaacattatttttaggaatgatacccaagctcatacccattcccattccacaatactatgatatcCATTCcgattccgattcctaggagagaaccaaacgccaccttagtTCTATAAAGCTTGTTTAGACCTCCCTCCCTTATGTGTCCTCAAGAACTCTTATCAAAAATGACTCATCTCTTGTATTATTCAGTCTCTGTCTGGTATGGATACTTGTGTAAGATCAGACTGATATATCATTATGCTGAACTATGTCACCCATTACAAACAACTACAAGAGATATCACACTGAAAAACCAGGAATGTGCAAGCTGTTCAATAGATATGAATTCTTCTAAAGTTCCGTAGATTATCAAACTATATGTTTCTGGTAAAATTTCTGTACTTCCTCATACAATTTGATATTTTCTCTCTTAAAATTATTTATTGTCTCAAAGCAGTTCCTCAATGCTATGTTTTTCAGGTTTCTCCAACAAAATATAGGGGGTCACTAGGAAGTCTTTGTCAAATTGGAACTTGTCTTGGAATAATTGCATCACTTGCATTAGGGATTCCTTCTGAAAGTGATTCACATTGGTGAGGCATTTTGTTTGgtttgtattagtttttcttctcATTTTTTGTAGTCATTGGTTAGCATTCCATAGTTTTGTGGTTAGATTTTTACTATTTTATGCCAAATTTGTCATTTCTTAATCTTATACTTTTCTATTTCCTGGACTTAATTCTTGTATCTCCTGATCTGTGCTAAAATGAGTAGATATTAGTTTTCGAGCaatgatatgcacaaggaaaaaagtcatggcccaccatttcactttttgtgggccccatcattttatgtgtctatccttgaggttttcattgagtttttttccttgtgcatatcatttttcttagttttcttaGCTTCCTGATGGTCATAGATGTTAATAATATACTAAGAACTACAAATTCATTTCAGATAGCAAATATTGTTAGTCTCTTTTTAAGATCCAAATGaatgatacttctggcaagatCCTTAACTCAATCTGAGTCTGCAAATCACTCGAGATGTCAACCTACACTCTCAGAATAGCATTAAGAATCCCCTGTTCAGATTTTGTTTGAATAAATATGAGATTGTTAGTATTCATAACTCATAAAGTAGGAACACCACATACACATTTTGGTGCTAGGCATGTGGGACCATGCCAAGCCAGGCAAAGCTGGACTCTGGGTGGTGTAATCCAGTTCACCTCTACATGGGATAAATCTTTATAATACGCACTTTCCTACCATCTCTATCTTCTTGCTGTACACTTTTGTTTAACATAACATAAAAATCCTCAACAACTATGTTGTTCAAAACTGGGTTAAATTCTTTTCAAAGTTCAGCAATGTCCATGTTGTGTGCTCCTTTTGCTCCTCCCTGAAGAGCCTAGGTTTCATGGATTAGAGTTGAGAAAATGGACTCTATTTGTGAAAAATGTATCCATTAATAAATGTGcttctttttttctcttttactCGTGTGAGTGAAATTATCTAGCTTGCCCATTCATCTCCACTTGTGAACTCAAATACGATAACACATGCTTCAATACTGTTGCTTTTGAACTCTTATATATAGGTGGCGAGTATTATTTTATATAGCCTGTACCCCTGGTTTAATTCTCATTTTAGGCATGCAATTTGCTGTTGAGAGTCCCCGCTGGCTCTACAAGGTAATAGTGATTTTGTCAAATAATTCCTCCAGTATACTCTCTTAAGTTTCTACTGTAGATTTAAGTTTGTTTAGGTTGGAAGAGTAGATGAGGCTAAGCAAGTTATTGGAACAGTTTGGGGAGAATCAGAAGTTGAAAAGTCTATAGAGGAGATTCGGAATGTGATTATAGATGATACCAACATTCATAAGACTAGCTGGTTGGAGCTTTTTATGGAACCCCACAATAAAGGTGGATTAAACATTTAAGTTCAAGTATTTGCTgaattctgttattttattttcctttttatgcATCAATACTGATGGACCAActtatgtttttatttgtttctttTGGTCCACAATGAAGCAAATGGATACATGTTTCTATTTTCTACCCAATTCATACCACCACCTGATTTTAGTAATGTAAATTTATTGAGCTTATCACTATTTAATTGTATTGGATAATTTACTTATGCTTGGTTTACTCTATGGACCATGTTTCAATTGTGTCTTTAACACCACTACAACAATTGGAATTCCATAGTAAATTGAGGATAATGTTGGATTTCCATCAGACTAACCAAAGTTTCACATTATTCTATTCCTAATATTTGATAGATTTACTTTATATTATTCAATTCCTAATAtttaactccgcccatgacgaaCCAGTCATGGCCGGTCCTAAACCTTGATAaaagaggagggttgcgttaggttgtcgGCAagcgttaaaactatgacaaatgttcaatgaatgaatccattaaattattttgctaatgctaggttgttccccgtagccgatcccacctagtgggataaagttTGGTTGTTGTATTCAATTCCTAATATTTGATAGGCTTACTTTGTATATTCCATGAAGTTTCTGCAATTGGCATCGGGCTTCTATTCTTTATCCATGTTTTTATTGTCTGTGTTCTATACCTGTGTTGATACATCAGTCAGAAAATAGAGAGACATCGGATGATGGCACAGGTGATTTTACATTGGGGTATGTGGGGAATGTATCCTATTGTGAATCCtagaaaaatatgttttttttttaagaaaacagTGATGCCCTCCCATAAATTCAGGAAAGGTTTGTTTATAGATAACCAAAAAATATTAGGTATTCCTCTCTTGCGTTAGTGTTCCCTACCCTTCCTCACATCTTAGTAGTGGCAGAGTTAGATTTTCTCTCTCAGTTTGGGCACTAAAAAAAATCACAGAACTTTTCAAGACAATtgaaaaatgtggaaccgccacatcagcggcctccctagagccggtcccacggatatggagggaggtaaatgcaggtacacaggtggaaagtgcatggcggaaacgttaaccccaggcagtgacaccccggggatcgacccctggacctttcagccacagaaccatgcactccccatctgtgctacgtcCTGGGGACTTTTCAAGACAATTGAAAGCTAACACAACATATAGTTATAGAATCAAGTTACAAGTCAAAATAAAAAAGgtaatttaaaattatcaaaataaaatattacaaTAATCCTCTACGAGTGCTTTTATCTTGAAAATGTGTTATAATTGTTTATTATTAATGACGTTCGATGATTTCTTATACAATATAATTGACCAAACAACCTCTCACCCATTCATCTCTCGTTCTATTGCACAAATGACTTTTTCTTGTCTTCATTGCCGAGGAACTCTCCACGTTTTTAGTTGCAGTTTGCTAATTTTAAATGCAAATAGACCAAAGGATACCAATCAAGTGTGTTCAACTgcattatttttaaatgatacATTGTGGGTAATTAAATGGTTGTCAAAgtctttattttgttttctagATCTCTTTAAAAGGCTAAACAGGTGCGAGTTTAAATAAATGAAGGTAGCTAAGATATGAATAGCATTTACAATAGCCATTCTGCTGGTCAAAACTTTTTGTGTTTGTAGATTGTTTCTCTTTGTTGATATCAATTTTGTTGAGCAGTAAGACCCTTTATGAGACAGAATGCCATGTCTAGTGTATCAAACTACCTCAGATCTCAATCTTGAATGGCATCCTCAAATCAGTTTGTAACTTTAAGTTTTGAGTAGTGAATTAAATTGATATCTGGTTTTAAGTGTATTGCACTAGTTCAACTAAATTAACAATCCCACTATCATGTGATGGCACTCTGAATCTCAAAATTGTAAGGTCATTGTTTTTAGTTCcattctttttaaattttcacAATTAGAGAGGATCTTGTGTGAATTTAAATTATCTGATAAAGAGACAATTGTAAATATAAATCTTCCGCTACAGGAACTCTCAAGCATTGGTCTCAGGGTTAAATAGCTGGGTAactgatttttctatttatattgTTTTCATTCATCCCTCAATACTTGTAATGGAATTGAATTGGAAGTGGTTGGCATGTGATCCAGTTGCTTTTATTGGAGGATCTCTTTTCATACTTCAACAATTTGCTGGAATAAATGGAGTGCTTTACTTCTCATCCTTGACCTTCCGAGATGTGGGCATTACTAGCAGTGCATTGGCTAGCTTATTTGTGGGACTCACCAACTTTGCAGGTTCTTTAGGCTCTTTCAAAATTGTACATGATTCTTTTATGAAAAATCTAACTGTTAAATATACTTTTAGGGGCATTATTTGCTTTGACCCTTATGGATAAGCAAGGGAGGAGGAGGCTTCTAATAGGAAGCTACCTGGGGATGGTGCGAATCTTTCTTATATATTTGGAAAAGGAGATCATTTGGAAATAATTAATCCTATTGGCTATCTAGTAGAATTTATTCTATTTCAATATTTTCTACAGCAATTTCGGTTCCTAACCTGGTAATTGGGAGAGATCTAGAGTCATCAATTTGCACTTACATGGATTATATTATTCTTTCATTTTTCTACTCATGTTAgcatttattttcaaaagaagaTATATCAAAGAaggtaaagaggaagagatgagaagggAAACTCCACCTCTTATTTCAAATTGCTAAAGAGTTTCAGTCAATGTGCTTAAATTTGAAAACCAAGAGGACTTTTACTTAATTTGTATGATGTTTCGAGTTGGATTGGGTTACTGCTTGAGAAGGAGACCTGTCAAAAGAAGTGAAGAAGATATGAGAGATCGAAACCTTAGATGCTTACTCTCACATTGTTAAGTGATGCTTATTAAGCATCCTCAACAAGAAGAGATCCTCCACTTAtctactttgacatcttaagatTGGATTGAGCTTCTTCTTAGGCTTTAACACTAACTATATATGTTATGAGTATCAAGGATACAGTATAGTATAATAACTTAATGTTTTGATACAAATTGTATAGATCATTTTTTAGGATAGTGCGATAATAGGGAAGAAAAATTACACTGATTATTTTAAGTCAATTACTTCAATGTAACTCGAGTATTGTCTTAATTTGACTTGTAGACCCATCTTCTTTTGTATACTTTCGGCAAAATCCGGTCAAGCTGTTCTC
Coding sequences within it:
- the LOC122017491 gene encoding aspartyl protease AED3-like → MVTLLLNLLLLVANAASITAATPCSTPPDEGSTVHILHAFGPCSPLGTAPFTSWEDTIMDLLSRDASRLPYLSSLAASAGRSFVPLASGRQLLQIPNYVVRAKVGSPPQSLLVALDNSNDAAWFPCSGCLGCPSAAASFAVASSTSYRPLPCGSLQCGQVPSPFCPAGAVSCSFNLTYGTSSIQAGLVQDSLSLAADVVPSYTFGCLQKVIGGNSVPQQGLLGLGRGPLSFLSQTKSLYDSTFSYCLPSFKSLNFTGTLRLGPVGQPKRIKTTPLLSNPRRSSLYYVNMVGVRVGRKVVDIPPSALAFDPVTGAGTIVDSGTMFTRLVLPAYTAVRDEFRRRIKAAGPVTTLGGFDTCYDGPVKAPSISLMFAGMNVTLPPENVMIHSTAGTISCLAMAASPDNMNSMINVVANMQQQNHRVLFDVPNGRIGFAREPCSTAV
- the LOC122014691 gene encoding probable plastidic glucose transporter 1, translating into MQSSAVPFPPRPRITATSLKPRSCLLVHPLSRSSGRRSLLLRLRSPLKRLLVATASKSPPPPVSSESDRQSKPSDAEASSNLLQENQGSDLGWLPAFPHVLTASMANFLFGYHIGVMNGPIEAIAHELGFEGNSFLEGLVVSIFIAGAFIGSLGVASLVDKFGSRRTFQFDTIPLILGALLSAQAHTMNEMLWGRFLVGLGIGANTVLVPLYISEVSPTKYRGSLGSLCQIGTCLGIIASLALGIPSESDSHWWRVLFYIACTPGLILILGMQFAVESPRWLYKVGRVDEAKQVIGTVWGESEVEKSIEEIRNVIIDDTNIHKTSWLELFMEPHNKVAFIGGSLFILQQFAGINGVLYFSSLTFRDVGITSSALASLFVGLTNFAGALFALTLMDKQGRRRLLIGSYLGMALSMFLIVYAINDPLDEGSNHILSILGTLMYMFTFALGAGPVTGIIIPELSSAQTRSKVMGFSFSVHWVCNFLVGLYFLELVDKFGVGPVYGAFGAVSLISAIFAAYFIVETKGRSLEEIEMSMNARLPAKDK